In a genomic window of Amblyomma americanum isolate KBUSLIRL-KWMA chromosome 4, ASM5285725v1, whole genome shotgun sequence:
- the LOC144129489 gene encoding uncharacterized protein LOC144129489 — protein sequence MFQVVALVSVTYAVLLASIHAAKFSSTERQAVEDILNTVHSVAVEKLRASDNLPQFQLNSLVSMLKDDADPVVWPVPPKFDTAFMGRLYGRRPDSSRAFFGHWQSSREELALSFGSYPHTVASQFYKVDPASLSTYSPLLKKVAMATAALESPLYYREGTAAINYGGLGFEYAMRLARMMDMRKLFDAAALQEVPAATEADRLALALKCSDEREKDQAFPFLPALAVAHGAFAKVVNGTEEIRLKGMEHYTAEQVFFMTMCLSLCQVDAAERRWSSGCNAAVRNFEPFANAFRCQLGSAMNRRDKCTFLTG from the exons ATGTTTCAGGTGGTGGCCTTG GTCAGCGTCACCTACGCCGTCCTGTTGGCTTCGATCCACGCGGCGAAGTTCTCATCCACCGAAAGGCAAGCCGTGGAGGACATACTCAACACGGTGCACTCGGTGGCGGTGGAAAAACTGCGTGCCTCGGACAATCTGCCGCAATTTCAGCTCAATTCGCTCGTCAGTATGCTGAAGGACGATGCGGATCCCGTCGTGTGGCCAGTACCACCCAAGTTCGACACTGCCTTCATGGGCCGCTTGTACGGCAGAAGGCCGGACAGCTCACGGGCGTTCTTCGGTCACTGGCAGTCTAGCAGGGAAGAGCTCGCGCTCTCCTTTGGAAG CTACCCGCACACTGTGGCCTCTCAGTTCTACAAGGTGGACCCGGCGTCGCTGTCCACTTACAGTCCTCTGCTGAAGAAGGTGGCCATGGCGACCGCCGCACTGGAGTCGCCGCTCTATTACCGAGAAGGCACGGCGGCCATCAACTACGGTGGCCTGGGCTTCGAGTACGCCATGCGCCTGGCGCGCATGATGGACATGCGCAAATTGTTCGACGCCGCAGCGCTGCAGGAGGTGCCCGCGGCCACCGAGGCAGACCGGCTGGCGCTGGCGCTCAAGTGCTCCGACGAGAGGGAGAAAGATCAGGCGTTTCCTTTCCTGCCGGCGCTAGCTGTGGCACACGGCGCTTTCGCCAAG GTGGTGAATGGCACCGAAGAAATACGTCTCAAGGGCATGGAACATTACACGGCGGAGCAGGTCTTCTTCATGACAATGTGCCTCAGCCTATGCCAAGTGGACGCGGCCGAACGCCGCTGGTCTTCAGGTTGCAACGCGGCGGTGCGGAACTTCGAGCCTTTCGCAAACGCCTTCCGCTGCCAGCTTGGTTCCGCCATGAATCGCAGAGACAAATGCACGTTTCTGACTGGCTAG